The proteins below are encoded in one region of Oncorhynchus nerka isolate Pitt River linkage group LG15, Oner_Uvic_2.0, whole genome shotgun sequence:
- the lyl1 gene encoding LOW QUALITY PROTEIN: T-cell acute lymphocytic leukemia protein 1 homolog (The sequence of the model RefSeq protein was modified relative to this genomic sequence to represent the inferred CDS: deleted 6 bases in 3 codons), with translation MLGERDRTAEGVRGAVVGCLPTGTMMEKLNPPSASPTSDPLSESEQLSPQQAPSPASLDASSPPPVNEPGSPGDRFVPPSPPASPPPPPESPTKLLDHPAATNIAPEPPVSMETNNTKGGGLICSSPKAPSSSPPPLLPAPVSTSTTPAPPPSSSSSSSSFSSIAPLPPHIPVISLGHSKPPPPPPPSNTPLTTLHPIPNHPHHHDPYHHTHHHGGIRLTQLTSMSGTRPGAPPIPSQGPLLPHQYLPPHHFFSSSHLGPSGNYGIFSSRSIKRRSSSHYELDLSDAGPPQKLARRVFTNSRERWRQQNVNGAFSDLRRLIPTHPPDKKLSKNEILRLAMKYIDFLVTLLNDQSQDKARGSPEEETQDERAQAGLNIKDMHPLFQGDTPSSTMVYHDRGDSTDSSTIALATSPTSSCYSNTDSEENLGGGAKSSMVVPRGIPGKVKGQIRTAVTLANDQR, from the exons ATGctgggtgagagagacagaacagctgaagGGGTGAGGGGTGCAGTGGTGGGGTGCCTTCCCACAGGTACCATGATGGAGAAACTGAACCCCCCCTCTGCCTCCCCCACCTCTGACCCCCTATCGGAGTCTGAACAACTGAGCCCTCAGCAGGCCCCCTCACCGGCTTCACTTGACGCTAGTAGCCCACCGCCGGTTAATGAACCAGGGAGTCCGGGAGACAGGTTTGTCCCACCTagcccccctgcctcccctcctccacctccagagTCCCCTACCAAGTTGCTTGACCACCCTGCCGCCACCAACATCGCACCTGAACCACCGGTCTCCATGGAAACAAACAACACCAAGGGAGGAGGTTTAATTTGCTCCTCTCCGaaagccccctcctcctctccgcctcccctcctcccagccccagtGTCTACATCCACTACCCCTGCc cctcccccatcctcctcctcctcttcttcctccttttcctctattgcccct ctccctccccacatcCCTGTTATTAGTCTGGGACAcagtaaacccccccccccccctccc cccagtaacacccctctaaccaccctgcaccccatccccaaccacccccaccaccatgacCCTTACCATCACACCCACCACCACGGGGGCATCCGCCTCACCCAGCTCACCTCCATGTCAGGGACCAGACCAGGGGCCCCACCGATCCCCTCCCAGGGCCCCCTGCTGCCCCACCAGTACCTGCCACCACACCACTTCTTCAGCAG ttctcatCTTGGTCCCTCTGGTAACTATGGAATCTTTTCCAGTAGAAGCATCAAGAGACGGTCCTCCTCACACTATGAGTTGGATCTCAGTGATG CGGGCCCTCCTCAGAAGCTGGCGAGGCGTGTGTTCACCAACAGCCGGGAGCGGTGGCGCCAGCAGAACGTCAACGGGGCCTTCTCAGACCTCCGTAGGCTCATCCCCACCCACCCTCCGGACAAGAAGCTCTCCAAGAATGAGATCCTCCGACTGGCCATGAAGTACATCGACTTCCTTGTCACCCTGCTCAACGACCAGTCCCAAGACAAAGCCAGGGGCTCGCCTGAGGAGGAGACCCAGGATGAGAGGGCCCAAGCGGGGCTGAACATCAAGGATATGCACCCACTTTTCCAGGGTGACACTCCCTCTTCAACTATGGTCTACCACGACAGAGGAGACTCCACAGACTCATCGACCATCGCCTTGGCAACCTCCCCGACCTCCAGTTGCTATAGCAACACAGACAGTGAGGAGAACCTGGGGGGCGGGGCTAAGAGCTCAATGGTGGTGCCGCGGGGCATTCCGggaaaggtcaaaggtcagattcGGACTGCGGTGACACTTGCCAACGACCAGCGGTGA